A section of the Humulus lupulus chromosome 2, drHumLupu1.1, whole genome shotgun sequence genome encodes:
- the LOC133815418 gene encoding uncharacterized protein LOC133815418: MTTYLLEVKPKKWARPFFPTKRYNILTSNIAESINAAIVHARELPITSLIEAIREMLQRWFSTRKEAAINQFVEVKKWANDEMEIKLDVAFRMKVDAIDAMKSSVTYGDRVFVVDLEQHMCTCNEFQLEGIPCAHAIATIESKYLDKYKFCSNWYKNSVLKETYAGSINPLPDKDDWSVPDEIIGDSMKAPKFKCKDYKDAMLYIFVALWTCG; the protein is encoded by the exons ATGACCACTTATCTTTTGGAAGTAAAACCAAAAAAATGGGCTCGGCCATTCTTTCCAACGAAAAGGTATAACATTCTTACAAGTAACATTGCCGAATCTATAAATGCAGCAATTGTGCATGCGAGAGAATTGCCTATAACGTCGTTAATAGAAGCTATAAGAGAGATGCTTCAAAGATGGTTTTCAACAAGAAAAGAAGCAGCAATCAACCAATTTGTTGAGGTGAAAAAATGGGCAAATGATGAAATGGAGATCAAACTTGATGTGGCATTTCGAATGAAG GTAGATGCAATTGATGCAATGAAATCTAGTGTCACATATGGTGATCGAGTGTTTGTTGTCGACTTGGAACAACATATGTGCACATGTAATGAATTTCAACTAGAGGGAATTCCATGTGCACATGCTATTGCAACAATTGAAAGCAAGTACTTGGACAAGTACAAATTTTGCTCAAATTGGTATAAAAATTCTGTTTTGAAAGAGACATATGCAGGATCAATTAATCCTCTTCCAGATAAAGATGATTGGAGTGTCCCAGATGAAATTATAGGAGATAGCATGAAAGCTCcaaaattcaaa TGTAAAGACTATAAAGATGCAATGTTATACATATTTGTTGCGTTGTGGACTTGTGGATAA
- the LOC133815419 gene encoding uncharacterized protein LOC133815419, which translates to MDKIMLFVVFNRRWNANNKYIDHEVKILMVEKDIKYVELVNKIYKELRLNERLISTNLIFDANMDTSKGMKIESDENLQVYLNLNKTVEELKKCPLIVEVVQRNQTISLPREASIPYALASNATSHSLTLTDPNMNTASTSKMKSASTQESNKFTEHGQEAQSPLHVLPNMEIEDIRLNYVFKNKTDLKHTLAKIAIKKHFQYRIQKSCSEAFWTKCIDENCGWYVRARSSKVSDYFRVIKYHKHHTCSLNHINFENRQASAKVISSYFKEKFRDPGSTYRPRQIIRDMRDEHGVGVTYNKAWRAKTLAADDVRESNEESYALLPSYLYMLQLANPGTITRVCKDEENRFKYVFIAFGASLDGWKQCRPVIVVDGTFLKTKCGGTLYAACVKDGNNQIFPLAFGIGDSENDNAWIWFFTRLKEAIGDRENLCIVSDRHKSIKNAVEQVYPGVYHGVCLYHLKQNLRTKFRGLHVHAIFETASRAYSAQEYYSAMAK; encoded by the exons ATGGATAAGATAATGTTATTTGTAGTTTTTAACAGAAGATGGAATGCAAACAACAAATACATTGATCATGAAGTGAAAATATTGATGGTGGAAAAGGATATCAAGTATGTGGAATTGGTAAACAAGATATACAAAGAGCTCAgattgaatgaaagattgatttcaaCAAACTTGATTTTTGATGCAAATATGGATACAAGCAAAGGAATGAAGATAGAAAGTGATGAGAATTTACAAGTTTATCTAAACTTGAACAAGACTGTGGAAGAGTTGAAAAAATGTCCTCTCATCGTTGAAGTTGTACAGAGAAATCAAACCATTTCTTTGCCAAGAGAAGCTAGCATTCCATATGCTTTAGCAAGCAATGCAACAAGTCACAGTTTGACTCTCACAGACCCCAATATGAATACTGCAAGCACTAGCAAGATGAAGAGCGCCTCAACACAAGAATCCAACAAATTTACAGAACACGGGCAAGAAGCTCAATCACCTCTGCATGTGTTGCCGAATATGGAGATTGAAGACATAAGACTCAATTATGTTTTCAAGAATAAGACTGATCTAAAACAtacacttgcgaaaatagccatcaagaaacACTTTCAGTACAGAATTCAAAAATCATGTTCAGAAGCATTTTGGACAAAATGCATAGATGAGAATTGTGGCTGGTATGTACGTGCAAGAAGCTCAAAAGTATCAGACTACTTTCGAGTTATCAAATACCATAAACACCACACATGCTCCTTAAAtcacataaattttgaaaatagacaaGCAAGTGCAAAAGTCATCAGTAGTTACTTCAAAGAGAAGTTTCGTGACCCAGGATCAACCTATCGACCAAGGCAAATAATAAGAGACATGAGAGATGAACATGGGGTAGGTGTAACATACAATAAAGCCTGGAGAGCAAAAACACTTGCAGCTGATGATGTTAGAGAGTCAAATGAGGAAAGTTATGCATTGTTGCCTTCATATTTGTATATGCTACAGTTGGCCAACCCAGGAACTATCACAAGAGTATGTAAAGATGAAGAAAACAg GTTTAAATACGTGTTTATTGCTTTTGGGGCTTCATTAGATGGATGGAAGCAATGTAGACCAGTTATAGTGGTAGATGGAACATTTTTAAAGACGAAATGTGGAGGTACACTGTATGCAGCTTGTGTTAAAGATGGAAACAATCAAATTTTTCCGCTCGCCTTTGGAATTGGGGATTCAGAAAATGACAATGCATGGATATGGTTCTTTACAAGACTAAAAGAAGCAATAGGAGATCGAGAAAACTTGTGCATAGTATCTGACAGGCATAAAAGCATCAAAAATGCAGTTGAACAAGTGTATCCTGGTGTATATCATGGAGTTTGTCTTTATCATTTGAAGCAAAATCTAAGGACTAAGTTTAGGGGATTACATGTGCATGCCATATTTGAAACTGCTTCAAGAGCGTACTCAGCTCAAGAATATTATTCTGCCATGGCTAAATGA